Proteins from a single region of Ziziphus jujuba cultivar Dongzao chromosome 1, ASM3175591v1:
- the LOC107409932 gene encoding probable LRR receptor-like serine/threonine-protein kinase At1g07650 isoform X4 gives MARVDSIQKSICILVLLILQHCYGAIKGEAQAVSSSLPADEIEALQEIAAQIGKKDWNFSENPCSSTNSSSWMVKPSPDQGVYPSTVFCNCSFSGRVCHVQNISLQRQDLSGVLPPSLAKLPHIKHVDFSLNYLSGNIPKEWASMKLEQLVLAVNMLSGTIPYYLGNITTLIHLNMENNMFSGTVPSALGNLVNLDFLNLNSNYLTGVLPISLTNLSKLTVLKINSNNFTGRIPDFIKNWKSLSRLNMQSSGFEGPIPSDTISMLNNLTELRQISDLNNGEGSEFPLLRDMKKLKDLMLRSCNLFGPIPPYLSDMKQLRFLDLSFNKLEGNIPEFKDQLASLQTVYFTSNRLNGTIPNWIIARTTNYRQRTDLSYNNFSESSKQPSCTDTLNLFRSFSSHGNSTPMECMKDRVKPCSEDQYSLHINCGGNPTTVGGIYYEGDINDADSAKLIFPSDNTWGISNTGSFGSRTEYTTKNVSKLEMNNSELYTSARLSALSLTYYGQCLANGNYTVKLHFSEITIRDNKSSHSLSRRIFDVYIQDKLELRDFDIKKEAKGVDKELVKEFKAIEVKDKSIEIRFYWAGKGTTSGPRKGTFGPLISAISVVSEFNPPVEPVHSKESRNSHVIVIAAIVSVLCLICVTLGILWLKCHFNASRDKGDELRRLDLQTGFFSFRQIKTATNNFDPTNKIGEGGFGTVYKGTLSDGTIIAVKQLSAKSKQGNREFVNEIGMISGLQHPNLVRLYGCCIERNQLLLVYEYMENNNLARTLFEEGGLKLDWPTRRNICIGIARGLTFLHEESTLKVVHRDIKTTNVLLDGELNPKISDFGLAKLDEEENTHISTRIAGTIGYMAPEYALWGYLTYKADVYSFGVVALEIVAGKYNMKYRPTENYVGLVDWALVLQQKGDLMEFVDPKLESDFNKEEVVRVIKVALLCTNSSPALRPTMSAVLSMLEGHTVVPELIMDPSIYGDPSRLEAIKEHFEQITQQLPSETQSLIDSSVLVDSSTTSSQDHH, from the exons ATGGCAAGAGTTGATAGCATACAGAAATCCATCTGCATCCTTGTTCTGCTTATACTGCAACATTGTTACGGGGCAATCAAAGGTGAAGCACAAGCAGTATCCAGCAGTCTTCCTGCTGATGAGA TTGAAGCTCTACAAGAAATAGCAGCACAAATAGGGAAGAAAGACTGGAACTTTAGCGAAAACCCCTGCAGCTCTACTAATTCAAGCAGCTGGATGGTTAAGCCAAGTCCCGACCAAGGGGTGTACCCGTCTACTGTCTTTTGCAATTGCTCCTTCAGTGGCCGTGTTTGCCACGTGCAAAACAT ATCTCTTCAAAGGCAAGATCTTTCTGGTGTGCTTCCACCATCTCTGGCCAAGTTACCACACATCAAACATGT TGATTTCTCGCTAAACTACCTTAGTGGTAACATTCCCAAAGAATGGGCTTCAATGAAGTTGGAACAACT GGTCCTCGCTGTGAACATGTTATCAGGAACAATCCCTTACTACCTTGGAAATATAACCACTCTAATACATCT GAACATGGAGAACAATATGTTTTCTGGAACTGTTCCCTCTGCGCTTGGGAATTTGGTCAACCTGGACTTTCT TAATCTTAATTCTAACTATCTCACCGGAGTGTTGCCTATATCTCTCACTAATCTCAGCAAATTGACAGTATT AAAAATTAACAGCAACAACTTCACAGGAAGAATACCCGACTTTATTAAGAATTGGAAAAGTCTTAGCAGATT AAATATGCAATCCAGTGGTTTTGAAGGGCCAATTCCTTCTGATACTATATCCATGCTGAATAATTTAACTGAACT CAGACAGATAAGCGACTTGAATAATGGAGAAGGCTCAGAGTTTCCACTCTTAAGAGATATGAAGAAATTGAAAGACTT GATGTTAAGAAGCTGCAATCTCTTTGGACCAATTCCTCCATATTTATCCGACATGAAGCAACTTAgattctt AGATCTTAGCTTTAACAAATTGGAAGGAAACATTCCAGAATTTAAAGATCAGTTGGCTTCCTTACAAACAGT GTACTTCACAAGCAACCGGCTCAATGGGACTATTCCTAATTGGATCATAGCAAGAACAACAAATTATCGTCA AAGAACAGATCTTTCCTACAACAATTTTTCTGAGAGCTCTAAGCAACCTAGCTGTACAGATACATT GAATTTATTCAGAAGCTTTTCCTCACATGGAAACTC AACACCTATGGAGTGCATGAAGGACAGAGTCAAACCATGCTCAGAAG ATCAATACTCATTACACATAAATTGTGGTGGAAATCCAACCACAGTTGGAGGCATCTATTATGAAGGGGACATAAACGATGCAGATTCAGCAAAGTTGATCTTCCCCTCAGATAATACTTGGGGAATTAGTAATACTGGAAGCTTTGGTAGTCGGACTGAGTACACAACCAAAAATGTATCTAAACTCGAGATGAATAACTCTGAATTATACACTAGTGCACGTCTCTCTGCTCTTTCTCTCACGTATTATGGACAATGCTTAGCAAATGGAAATTACACCGTCAAACTTCACTTTTCAGAGATAACAATTAGAGACAATAAATCCTCTCATAGTCTTTCAAGACGGATATTCGATGTTTATATTCAA GACAAATTGGAGTTAAGGGATTTTGACATTAAAAAAGAAGCAAAGGGGGTTGACAAGGAACTCGTCAAAGAATTCAAAGCTATTGAGGTGAAGGATAAAAGTATAGAGATTCGATTTTATTGGGCTGGTAAAGGAACAACTTCTGGACCAAGAAAAGGAACATTTGGTCCTCTTATATCAGCTATCTCTGTGGTATCTG AGTTCAACCCTCCAGTAGAACCAGTACATTCTAAGGAGTCTCGAAATTCGCATGTAATAGTGATTGCAGCTATCGTTAGTGTATTATGTCTCATTTGCGTTACATTAGGCATCCTCTGGTTGAAATGCCATTTCAATGCATCAAGGGATAAAGGTGATG agTTAAGACGTCTAGATCTTCAAACTGGGTTTTTTAGCTTTAGACAAATTAAAACTGCTACAAACAACTTCGACCCTACAAACAAAATTGGAGAAGGTGGTTTTGGAACAGTCTACAAG GGTACACTGTCGGATGGCACAATAATTGCAGTTAAGCAACTTTCTGCAAAGTCAAAGCAAGGAAATCGTGAATTTGTGAATGAAATAGGGATGATTTCTGGTCTACAGCATCCAAATCTTGTTAGATtatatggatgttgtattgaaagaaatcaactgttgtTGGTGTATGAAtacatggaaaataataatcttGCCCGAACTCTGTTTG AAGAAGGAGGGTTGAAACTGGACTGGCCTACAAGGCGAAATATATGTATTGGTATAGCAAGGGGTCTTACTTTCTTACATGAGGAATCAACGTTGAAAGTTGTTCATAGAGACATCAAGACAACCAATGTACTACTTGATGGGGAACTTAATCCCAAGATATCTGATTTTGGTTTGGCCAAACTTGACGAAGAGGAAAATACTCACATTAGCACCAGAATTGCTGGAACCAT AGGATATATGGCACCAGAGTATGCACTATGGGGTTACTTAACCTATAAAGCAGACGTCTACAGTTTTGGTGTTGTTGCATTAGAGATTGTTGCTGGGAAGTACAACATGAAATATCGACCAACTGAGAACTACGTAGGCCTTGTAGATTGG GCCCTTGTTCTACAGCAAAAAGGAGATTTAATGGAGTTTGTGGATCCAAAATTGGAGTCTGATTTCAACAAGGAAGAGGTAGTTAGAGTGATCAAAGTGGCACTATTATGTACCAACTCATCACCAGCGCTTAGGCCTACAATGTCGGCGGTACTGAGCATGCTTGAAGGCCATACAGTTGTTCCAGAATTGATCATGGATCCCAGTATTTATGGTGATCCATCAAGGTTAGAAGCCATAAAGGAGCATTTTGAGCAAATTACACAGCAATTGCCATCTGAGACTCAAAGCCTCATTGATTCATCAGTACTTGTGGACTCTTCTACTACATCTTCCCAGGATCACCATTAA
- the LOC107409932 gene encoding probable LRR receptor-like serine/threonine-protein kinase At1g53440 isoform X7, which yields MARVDSIQKSICILVLLILQHCYGAIKGEAQAVSSSLPADEIEALQEIAAQIGKKDWNFSENPCSSTNSSSWMVKPSPDQGVYPSTVFCNCSFSGRVCHVQNISLQRQDLSGVLPPSLAKLPHIKHVDFSLNYLSGNIPKEWASMKLEQLVLAVNMLSGTIPYYLGNITTLIHLNMENNMFSGTVPSALGNLVNLDFLNLNSNYLTGVLPISLTNLSKLTVLKINSNNFTGRIPDFIKNWKSLSRLNMQSSGFEGPIPSDTISMLNNLTELRQISDLNNGEGSEFPLLRDMKKLKDLMLRSCNLFGPIPPYLSDMKQLRFLDLSFNKLEGNIPEFKDQLASLQTVYFTSNRLNGTIPNWIIARTTNYRQRTDLSYNNFSESSKQPSCTDTLNLFRSFSSHGNSTPMECMKDRVKPCSEDQYSLHINCGGNPTTVGGIYYEGDINDADSAKLIFPSDNTWGISNTGSFGSRTEYTTKNDKLELRDFDIKKEAKGVDKELVKEFKAIEVKDKSIEIRFYWAGKGTTSGPRKGTFGPLISAISVVSEFNPPVEPVHSKESRNSHVIVIAAIVSVLCLICVTLGILWLKCHFNASRDKGDELRRLDLQTGFFSFRQIKTATNNFDPTNKIGEGGFGTVYKGTLSDGTIIAVKQLSAKSKQGNREFVNEIGMISGLQHPNLVRLYGCCIERNQLLLVYEYMENNNLARTLFGTEEGGLKLDWPTRRNICIGIARGLTFLHEESTLKVVHRDIKTTNVLLDGELNPKISDFGLAKLDEEENTHISTRIAGTIGYMAPEYALWGYLTYKADVYSFGVVALEIVAGKYNMKYRPTENYVGLVDWALVLQQKGDLMEFVDPKLESDFNKEEVVRVIKVALLCTNSSPALRPTMSAVLSMLEGHTVVPELIMDPSIYGDPSRLEAIKEHFEQITQQLPSETQSLIDSSVLVDSSTTSSQDHH from the exons ATGGCAAGAGTTGATAGCATACAGAAATCCATCTGCATCCTTGTTCTGCTTATACTGCAACATTGTTACGGGGCAATCAAAGGTGAAGCACAAGCAGTATCCAGCAGTCTTCCTGCTGATGAGA TTGAAGCTCTACAAGAAATAGCAGCACAAATAGGGAAGAAAGACTGGAACTTTAGCGAAAACCCCTGCAGCTCTACTAATTCAAGCAGCTGGATGGTTAAGCCAAGTCCCGACCAAGGGGTGTACCCGTCTACTGTCTTTTGCAATTGCTCCTTCAGTGGCCGTGTTTGCCACGTGCAAAACAT ATCTCTTCAAAGGCAAGATCTTTCTGGTGTGCTTCCACCATCTCTGGCCAAGTTACCACACATCAAACATGT TGATTTCTCGCTAAACTACCTTAGTGGTAACATTCCCAAAGAATGGGCTTCAATGAAGTTGGAACAACT GGTCCTCGCTGTGAACATGTTATCAGGAACAATCCCTTACTACCTTGGAAATATAACCACTCTAATACATCT GAACATGGAGAACAATATGTTTTCTGGAACTGTTCCCTCTGCGCTTGGGAATTTGGTCAACCTGGACTTTCT TAATCTTAATTCTAACTATCTCACCGGAGTGTTGCCTATATCTCTCACTAATCTCAGCAAATTGACAGTATT AAAAATTAACAGCAACAACTTCACAGGAAGAATACCCGACTTTATTAAGAATTGGAAAAGTCTTAGCAGATT AAATATGCAATCCAGTGGTTTTGAAGGGCCAATTCCTTCTGATACTATATCCATGCTGAATAATTTAACTGAACT CAGACAGATAAGCGACTTGAATAATGGAGAAGGCTCAGAGTTTCCACTCTTAAGAGATATGAAGAAATTGAAAGACTT GATGTTAAGAAGCTGCAATCTCTTTGGACCAATTCCTCCATATTTATCCGACATGAAGCAACTTAgattctt AGATCTTAGCTTTAACAAATTGGAAGGAAACATTCCAGAATTTAAAGATCAGTTGGCTTCCTTACAAACAGT GTACTTCACAAGCAACCGGCTCAATGGGACTATTCCTAATTGGATCATAGCAAGAACAACAAATTATCGTCA AAGAACAGATCTTTCCTACAACAATTTTTCTGAGAGCTCTAAGCAACCTAGCTGTACAGATACATT GAATTTATTCAGAAGCTTTTCCTCACATGGAAACTC AACACCTATGGAGTGCATGAAGGACAGAGTCAAACCATGCTCAGAAG ATCAATACTCATTACACATAAATTGTGGTGGAAATCCAACCACAGTTGGAGGCATCTATTATGAAGGGGACATAAACGATGCAGATTCAGCAAAGTTGATCTTCCCCTCAGATAATACTTGGGGAATTAGTAATACTGGAAGCTTTGGTAGTCGGACTGAGTACACAACCAAAAAT GACAAATTGGAGTTAAGGGATTTTGACATTAAAAAAGAAGCAAAGGGGGTTGACAAGGAACTCGTCAAAGAATTCAAAGCTATTGAGGTGAAGGATAAAAGTATAGAGATTCGATTTTATTGGGCTGGTAAAGGAACAACTTCTGGACCAAGAAAAGGAACATTTGGTCCTCTTATATCAGCTATCTCTGTGGTATCTG AGTTCAACCCTCCAGTAGAACCAGTACATTCTAAGGAGTCTCGAAATTCGCATGTAATAGTGATTGCAGCTATCGTTAGTGTATTATGTCTCATTTGCGTTACATTAGGCATCCTCTGGTTGAAATGCCATTTCAATGCATCAAGGGATAAAGGTGATG agTTAAGACGTCTAGATCTTCAAACTGGGTTTTTTAGCTTTAGACAAATTAAAACTGCTACAAACAACTTCGACCCTACAAACAAAATTGGAGAAGGTGGTTTTGGAACAGTCTACAAG GGTACACTGTCGGATGGCACAATAATTGCAGTTAAGCAACTTTCTGCAAAGTCAAAGCAAGGAAATCGTGAATTTGTGAATGAAATAGGGATGATTTCTGGTCTACAGCATCCAAATCTTGTTAGATtatatggatgttgtattgaaagaaatcaactgttgtTGGTGTATGAAtacatggaaaataataatcttGCCCGAACTCTGTTTG GTACAGAAGAAGGAGGGTTGAAACTGGACTGGCCTACAAGGCGAAATATATGTATTGGTATAGCAAGGGGTCTTACTTTCTTACATGAGGAATCAACGTTGAAAGTTGTTCATAGAGACATCAAGACAACCAATGTACTACTTGATGGGGAACTTAATCCCAAGATATCTGATTTTGGTTTGGCCAAACTTGACGAAGAGGAAAATACTCACATTAGCACCAGAATTGCTGGAACCAT AGGATATATGGCACCAGAGTATGCACTATGGGGTTACTTAACCTATAAAGCAGACGTCTACAGTTTTGGTGTTGTTGCATTAGAGATTGTTGCTGGGAAGTACAACATGAAATATCGACCAACTGAGAACTACGTAGGCCTTGTAGATTGG GCCCTTGTTCTACAGCAAAAAGGAGATTTAATGGAGTTTGTGGATCCAAAATTGGAGTCTGATTTCAACAAGGAAGAGGTAGTTAGAGTGATCAAAGTGGCACTATTATGTACCAACTCATCACCAGCGCTTAGGCCTACAATGTCGGCGGTACTGAGCATGCTTGAAGGCCATACAGTTGTTCCAGAATTGATCATGGATCCCAGTATTTATGGTGATCCATCAAGGTTAGAAGCCATAAAGGAGCATTTTGAGCAAATTACACAGCAATTGCCATCTGAGACTCAAAGCCTCATTGATTCATCAGTACTTGTGGACTCTTCTACTACATCTTCCCAGGATCACCATTAA
- the LOC107409932 gene encoding probable LRR receptor-like serine/threonine-protein kinase At1g07650 isoform X5: MARVDSIQKSICILVLLILQHCYGAIKGEAQAVSSSLPADEIEALQEIAAQIGKKDWNFSENPCSSTNSSSWMVKPSPDQGVYPSTVFCNCSFSGRVCHVQNISLQRQDLSGVLPPSLAKLPHIKHVDFSLNYLSGNIPKEWASMKLEQLVLAVNMLSGTIPYYLGNITTLIHLNMENNMFSGTVPSALGNLVNLDFLNLNSNYLTGVLPISLTNLSKLTVLKINSNNFTGRIPDFIKNWKSLSRFGFEGPIPSDTISMLNNLTELRQISDLNNGEGSEFPLLRDMKKLKDLMLRSCNLFGPIPPYLSDMKQLRFLDLSFNKLEGNIPEFKDQLASLQTVYFTSNRLNGTIPNWIIARTTNYRQRTDLSYNNFSESSKQPSCTDTLNLFRSFSSHGNSTPMECMKDRVKPCSEDQYSLHINCGGNPTTVGGIYYEGDINDADSAKLIFPSDNTWGISNTGSFGSRTEYTTKNVSKLEMNNSELYTSARLSALSLTYYGQCLANGNYTVKLHFSEITIRDNKSSHSLSRRIFDVYIQDKLELRDFDIKKEAKGVDKELVKEFKAIEVKDKSIEIRFYWAGKGTTSGPRKGTFGPLISAISVVSEFNPPVEPVHSKESRNSHVIVIAAIVSVLCLICVTLGILWLKCHFNASRDKGDELRRLDLQTGFFSFRQIKTATNNFDPTNKIGEGGFGTVYKGTLSDGTIIAVKQLSAKSKQGNREFVNEIGMISGLQHPNLVRLYGCCIERNQLLLVYEYMENNNLARTLFGTEEGGLKLDWPTRRNICIGIARGLTFLHEESTLKVVHRDIKTTNVLLDGELNPKISDFGLAKLDEEENTHISTRIAGTIGYMAPEYALWGYLTYKADVYSFGVVALEIVAGKYNMKYRPTENYVGLVDWALVLQQKGDLMEFVDPKLESDFNKEEVVRVIKVALLCTNSSPALRPTMSAVLSMLEGHTVVPELIMDPSIYGDPSRLEAIKEHFEQITQQLPSETQSLIDSSVLVDSSTTSSQDHH, translated from the exons ATGGCAAGAGTTGATAGCATACAGAAATCCATCTGCATCCTTGTTCTGCTTATACTGCAACATTGTTACGGGGCAATCAAAGGTGAAGCACAAGCAGTATCCAGCAGTCTTCCTGCTGATGAGA TTGAAGCTCTACAAGAAATAGCAGCACAAATAGGGAAGAAAGACTGGAACTTTAGCGAAAACCCCTGCAGCTCTACTAATTCAAGCAGCTGGATGGTTAAGCCAAGTCCCGACCAAGGGGTGTACCCGTCTACTGTCTTTTGCAATTGCTCCTTCAGTGGCCGTGTTTGCCACGTGCAAAACAT ATCTCTTCAAAGGCAAGATCTTTCTGGTGTGCTTCCACCATCTCTGGCCAAGTTACCACACATCAAACATGT TGATTTCTCGCTAAACTACCTTAGTGGTAACATTCCCAAAGAATGGGCTTCAATGAAGTTGGAACAACT GGTCCTCGCTGTGAACATGTTATCAGGAACAATCCCTTACTACCTTGGAAATATAACCACTCTAATACATCT GAACATGGAGAACAATATGTTTTCTGGAACTGTTCCCTCTGCGCTTGGGAATTTGGTCAACCTGGACTTTCT TAATCTTAATTCTAACTATCTCACCGGAGTGTTGCCTATATCTCTCACTAATCTCAGCAAATTGACAGTATT AAAAATTAACAGCAACAACTTCACAGGAAGAATACCCGACTTTATTAAGAATTGGAAAAGTCTTAGCAGATT TGGTTTTGAAGGGCCAATTCCTTCTGATACTATATCCATGCTGAATAATTTAACTGAACT CAGACAGATAAGCGACTTGAATAATGGAGAAGGCTCAGAGTTTCCACTCTTAAGAGATATGAAGAAATTGAAAGACTT GATGTTAAGAAGCTGCAATCTCTTTGGACCAATTCCTCCATATTTATCCGACATGAAGCAACTTAgattctt AGATCTTAGCTTTAACAAATTGGAAGGAAACATTCCAGAATTTAAAGATCAGTTGGCTTCCTTACAAACAGT GTACTTCACAAGCAACCGGCTCAATGGGACTATTCCTAATTGGATCATAGCAAGAACAACAAATTATCGTCA AAGAACAGATCTTTCCTACAACAATTTTTCTGAGAGCTCTAAGCAACCTAGCTGTACAGATACATT GAATTTATTCAGAAGCTTTTCCTCACATGGAAACTC AACACCTATGGAGTGCATGAAGGACAGAGTCAAACCATGCTCAGAAG ATCAATACTCATTACACATAAATTGTGGTGGAAATCCAACCACAGTTGGAGGCATCTATTATGAAGGGGACATAAACGATGCAGATTCAGCAAAGTTGATCTTCCCCTCAGATAATACTTGGGGAATTAGTAATACTGGAAGCTTTGGTAGTCGGACTGAGTACACAACCAAAAATGTATCTAAACTCGAGATGAATAACTCTGAATTATACACTAGTGCACGTCTCTCTGCTCTTTCTCTCACGTATTATGGACAATGCTTAGCAAATGGAAATTACACCGTCAAACTTCACTTTTCAGAGATAACAATTAGAGACAATAAATCCTCTCATAGTCTTTCAAGACGGATATTCGATGTTTATATTCAA GACAAATTGGAGTTAAGGGATTTTGACATTAAAAAAGAAGCAAAGGGGGTTGACAAGGAACTCGTCAAAGAATTCAAAGCTATTGAGGTGAAGGATAAAAGTATAGAGATTCGATTTTATTGGGCTGGTAAAGGAACAACTTCTGGACCAAGAAAAGGAACATTTGGTCCTCTTATATCAGCTATCTCTGTGGTATCTG AGTTCAACCCTCCAGTAGAACCAGTACATTCTAAGGAGTCTCGAAATTCGCATGTAATAGTGATTGCAGCTATCGTTAGTGTATTATGTCTCATTTGCGTTACATTAGGCATCCTCTGGTTGAAATGCCATTTCAATGCATCAAGGGATAAAGGTGATG agTTAAGACGTCTAGATCTTCAAACTGGGTTTTTTAGCTTTAGACAAATTAAAACTGCTACAAACAACTTCGACCCTACAAACAAAATTGGAGAAGGTGGTTTTGGAACAGTCTACAAG GGTACACTGTCGGATGGCACAATAATTGCAGTTAAGCAACTTTCTGCAAAGTCAAAGCAAGGAAATCGTGAATTTGTGAATGAAATAGGGATGATTTCTGGTCTACAGCATCCAAATCTTGTTAGATtatatggatgttgtattgaaagaaatcaactgttgtTGGTGTATGAAtacatggaaaataataatcttGCCCGAACTCTGTTTG GTACAGAAGAAGGAGGGTTGAAACTGGACTGGCCTACAAGGCGAAATATATGTATTGGTATAGCAAGGGGTCTTACTTTCTTACATGAGGAATCAACGTTGAAAGTTGTTCATAGAGACATCAAGACAACCAATGTACTACTTGATGGGGAACTTAATCCCAAGATATCTGATTTTGGTTTGGCCAAACTTGACGAAGAGGAAAATACTCACATTAGCACCAGAATTGCTGGAACCAT AGGATATATGGCACCAGAGTATGCACTATGGGGTTACTTAACCTATAAAGCAGACGTCTACAGTTTTGGTGTTGTTGCATTAGAGATTGTTGCTGGGAAGTACAACATGAAATATCGACCAACTGAGAACTACGTAGGCCTTGTAGATTGG GCCCTTGTTCTACAGCAAAAAGGAGATTTAATGGAGTTTGTGGATCCAAAATTGGAGTCTGATTTCAACAAGGAAGAGGTAGTTAGAGTGATCAAAGTGGCACTATTATGTACCAACTCATCACCAGCGCTTAGGCCTACAATGTCGGCGGTACTGAGCATGCTTGAAGGCCATACAGTTGTTCCAGAATTGATCATGGATCCCAGTATTTATGGTGATCCATCAAGGTTAGAAGCCATAAAGGAGCATTTTGAGCAAATTACACAGCAATTGCCATCTGAGACTCAAAGCCTCATTGATTCATCAGTACTTGTGGACTCTTCTACTACATCTTCCCAGGATCACCATTAA